In Acidaminococcales bacterium, the following are encoded in one genomic region:
- a CDS encoding MjaI family restriction endonuclease, whose product MAKEWILNSATNRFQLNFKRNVGAVSEAIRKCAPKTADAWRGYYFANVRPQAHIKDLGRKLYTKIKAKVNGKKEIVNIGVIVDIQNEIARLSQKPTKGLSDLP is encoded by the coding sequence GTGGCAAAAGAATGGATACTTAACAGCGCAACGAACCGGTTTCAGCTTAATTTCAAGCGCAATGTCGGCGCTGTGTCGGAAGCGATACGAAAGTGCGCGCCCAAAACCGCCGACGCATGGCGCGGGTATTATTTCGCCAATGTACGTCCGCAAGCGCATATAAAAGACTTGGGGCGCAAGCTTTATACAAAAATTAAGGCAAAAGTTAACGGCAAAAAGGAAATTGTCAACATTGGCGTCATCGTGGACATACAAAATGAAATAGCCCGGTTGTCGCAAAAACCAACGAAAGGCCTAAGCGATTTGCCGTGA
- the thiD gene encoding bifunctional hydroxymethylpyrimidine kinase/phosphomethylpyrimidine kinase, whose amino-acid sequence MKKVLSIAGSDCSGGAGVQADLKTFSAFGVFGMSVIVSVVAENTARVIGIQDVSPDMVEKQMDAVFEDIGADAVKVGMLSSVECMAAAAGKLSFYAPDNIVVDPVMYAKGGAPLMREDAVSFFVRTVLPLADVLTPNIPEAEAIAGLKIKNPADMRRAAEIMHGMGCKNVIVKGGHGAGEAIDVLFDGERHHCFGGERINTKNTHGTGCTYSSAIAACLALGYGVEESAARAKEYVTDAIRHAPGIGKGNGPTHHFYGLYAKAGLLTTDGSRQAPPGQTKK is encoded by the coding sequence ATGAAAAAAGTCCTGTCCATCGCCGGCTCGGACTGTAGCGGCGGCGCCGGCGTGCAAGCCGATCTCAAGACTTTTTCCGCCTTCGGCGTTTTCGGCATGAGCGTCATCGTGTCGGTCGTGGCGGAAAACACCGCCCGGGTCATCGGCATACAGGACGTTTCGCCGGACATGGTGGAAAAACAAATGGACGCGGTTTTTGAGGACATCGGCGCGGATGCCGTCAAGGTCGGGATGCTCTCTTCGGTCGAATGTATGGCGGCGGCGGCGGGGAAATTGTCGTTTTACGCGCCGGACAATATTGTCGTCGATCCCGTGATGTACGCCAAGGGAGGCGCCCCGCTGATGCGGGAGGACGCCGTTTCTTTTTTCGTCCGTACCGTACTGCCGCTCGCCGACGTGCTGACGCCCAACATTCCCGAGGCCGAGGCGATTGCCGGCCTGAAAATAAAAAACCCTGCCGACATGAGGCGGGCGGCCGAGATCATGCACGGCATGGGCTGCAAAAACGTCATAGTGAAAGGCGGGCACGGGGCGGGGGAAGCCATCGACGTACTTTTTGACGGCGAGCGGCACCATTGTTTCGGCGGCGAGCGCATAAACACCAAAAACACCCACGGCACGGGCTGCACCTATTCTTCCGCCATCGCCGCCTGTCTGGCGCTGGGCTATGGCGTCGAAGAATCCGCCGCCCGGGCCAAAGAATATGTTACGGATGCCATCCGGCACGCCCCGGGCATCGGCAAGGGGAACGGGCCGACCCATCACTTTTACGGCCTGTACGCAAAGGCCGGCCTTTTAACGACGGACGGGAGCCGGCAAGCGCCGCCTGGCCAAACAAAAAAATAA
- a CDS encoding hemerythrin family protein, translating to MPYEWDKSLETGHKMIDNQHKQLVAALNALIAACRSGQGHAEVANTMEFLAAYTIKHFADEEKLQAQYDYPCYLDHKRYHEEFKITVRGLTEELLREGPTDEVADKISSVIGNWLVNHIKGDDFKMAAFVKTMEK from the coding sequence ATGCCTTACGAATGGGACAAAAGTTTGGAAACAGGCCACAAGATGATCGACAACCAGCACAAACAACTGGTTGCCGCCCTTAACGCGCTCATCGCGGCTTGCCGGAGCGGGCAAGGGCACGCGGAAGTAGCCAACACCATGGAATTTCTGGCCGCCTACACCATAAAGCACTTTGCCGACGAAGAAAAACTCCAGGCGCAATACGACTATCCTTGTTACCTTGACCATAAACGCTATCACGAGGAATTCAAAATTACGGTGCGCGGCCTGACCGAGGAACTTTTGCGCGAAGGCCCTACCGATGAGGTCGCGGACAAGATTTCCTCCGTCATCGGCAATTGGCTGGTCAACCATATCAAAGGCGACGATTTTAAAATGGCCGCCTTTGTAAAAACAATGGAAAAGTGA
- the fabG gene encoding 3-oxoacyl-ACP reductase FabG has translation MTERNVLVTGASKGIGYATAVLFAQEGCRVYANYHKTYEPLRLLAESCARAGQTLIPARADVTAKKEVDALFALADKTDVLVNNAGIAQTKEFTQLSEADWDNMLAANLKSVFLCSQAALPYMLRAKRGCIINIASVWGVAGGSCEAHYSAAKAGIVGLTKALAKELGPSGIRVNCIAPGVIDTDMNGALAKAERQALTEATPLGRIGRPQDIARAALFLAANDFITGEVLNVNGGFYI, from the coding sequence ATGACAGAAAGAAACGTCCTGGTAACAGGGGCTTCCAAGGGCATCGGCTACGCAACGGCCGTCTTGTTCGCGCAAGAAGGCTGCCGGGTGTACGCCAATTATCACAAAACTTACGAGCCTTTGCGCCTTTTGGCGGAAAGCTGCGCGCGGGCGGGGCAAACGCTCATCCCCGCGCGGGCGGACGTTACGGCGAAAAAAGAGGTGGACGCCCTGTTCGCCCTGGCGGACAAGACGGATGTATTGGTCAATAACGCCGGCATCGCGCAGACAAAGGAATTCACGCAACTTAGCGAAGCCGACTGGGACAATATGCTGGCGGCAAATTTAAAATCCGTTTTTTTATGCTCCCAGGCCGCCCTGCCCTACATGCTGCGCGCAAAGCGCGGCTGCATTATCAACATCGCATCCGTTTGGGGGGTCGCGGGCGGCTCCTGCGAGGCGCATTATTCCGCCGCCAAGGCGGGGATCGTCGGCCTGACAAAAGCGCTGGCCAAGGAATTGGGCCCGTCCGGGATACGCGTTAATTGCATAGCGCCCGGGGTGATAGACACGGACATGAACGGCGCCCTGGCAAAGGCGGAGCGGCAAGCGCTGACAGAGGCGACGCCGCTCGGCCGGATCGGGCGGCCGCAGGACATAGCCCGGGCGGCCTTGTTTCTCGCCGCCAACGATTTTATCACCGGCGAGGTCCTCAACGTAAACGGCGGGTTTTATATTTGA
- a CDS encoding DMT family transporter, producing the protein MPFKKLLKVDGRRKALSFLVVSAIMWSFGGLFIKYIEWNSLAIAGTRGLIAALAVALALPESVRLPQNKFVWLCAFSYAGMCGTLVVATKLTTAANAIFLQYTAPIYVTLISACFFREKIKPLDAMVVLSTVLGMALFFVGDFSFANILGNLVGIISGVCFAVMVIGFRFIKEAEPAAAIFCGNVILFLLSAPFMGGPAPEAGEWLALIFLGVFQIGISYAMYSRAIVRVTSLEGVIVPTIEPMLNPLWVFLFIGERPSNAAIVGGAIVLMSITFYCLRKK; encoded by the coding sequence ATGCCGTTTAAAAAGCTGCTCAAAGTGGACGGACGGCGAAAAGCTTTGAGTTTTCTCGTCGTGAGCGCCATTATGTGGAGTTTCGGCGGCCTGTTCATTAAATATATTGAATGGAACTCTTTGGCGATTGCCGGCACGCGCGGCCTGATCGCCGCCTTGGCCGTCGCGTTGGCCTTGCCGGAGTCCGTGCGGCTGCCGCAGAACAAATTTGTCTGGCTTTGCGCCTTTTCCTACGCCGGCATGTGCGGCACGCTGGTTGTCGCCACCAAACTTACCACCGCCGCCAACGCTATATTTCTGCAATATACGGCGCCCATTTACGTTACGCTCATCAGCGCGTGTTTTTTCCGGGAGAAAATAAAGCCCTTGGACGCCATGGTTGTTTTGAGCACGGTCTTGGGCATGGCGCTGTTTTTCGTGGGGGACTTTTCCTTTGCAAACATCCTCGGCAACCTCGTCGGCATAATTAGCGGCGTTTGTTTTGCCGTCATGGTCATAGGCTTTCGTTTCATAAAAGAAGCGGAACCGGCGGCGGCCATCTTTTGCGGCAATGTAATATTGTTTTTGCTGTCGGCGCCTTTTATGGGCGGCCCCGCGCCGGAAGCGGGCGAATGGCTGGCGCTTATTTTCTTGGGCGTTTTCCAGATAGGGATATCTTACGCGATGTACAGCCGCGCCATTGTGCGGGTAACCTCGCTGGAAGGGGTTATCGTCCCCACTATAGAACCGATGCTGAACCCGCTCTGGGTATTTCTCTTTATCGGCGAACGGCCGTCCAACGCGGCGATTGTCGGCGGCGCCATCGTCTTGATGTCCATAACCTTTTATTGTTTGCGAAAAAAATGA